A single region of the Nicotiana sylvestris chromosome 6, ASM39365v2, whole genome shotgun sequence genome encodes:
- the LOC138871226 gene encoding uncharacterized protein gives MASYALYRRRCRSPIGWFEVGEIELYEPDLIHQAIEKVAYELELPSELEFVLPVFHVSMLRKCIGDPSRVVPIKDVQVTEDLSSEEVPVAILDLTSSQAENKRCSFRQSIVEEQEYGRNYIGSRRRDEV, from the exons ATGGCCTCATACGCATTATAcaggaggagatgtagatcaccaattgGATGGTTTGAAGTTGGTGAAATAGAATTATATgagccagatttgattcaccaagccattgagaag gttgcttatgagttagaattgccatccgaattagAATTTGTCcttccggtattccatgtatccatgttgaggaaatgtattggagacccttctcgagttgtccctatcaaagatgtacaagttacagaggatctatcatctgaagaagtgccagtggctatattagatttGACAAGTTCGCAAGCTGAGAataaaagatgtagcttccgtcaaagtattgtggaggaacaagaatatggaagaaattaCATAGGAAGCAGAAGAAGAGATGAAGTATAA
- the LOC138871227 gene encoding uncharacterized protein yields MVVENETTEYDSIFALMAQSDNDKDDNHDEGKAEQIRDDLVVVVVDLKETIENLKEKNALEEKIASIKHERDDLMVVVVDLKETIECASKEKETLTERVAIIKQERDDLVVVAVDLKEIIEEFKTINRSRNSEKGKEVASEAHIKLENELNLVKTSLCAELEKNKQEELGKAKSALEKSLK; encoded by the exons ATGGTAGTGGAAAATGAAACAACTGAGTATGATTCGATCTTTGCTCTAATGGCTCAATCTGATAACGATAAAGATGACAACCACGATGAG GGAAAAGCTGAACAAATCAGAGATGACTTAGTAGTCGTTGTAGTTGATTTGAAAGAAACAATAGAGAACCTAAAAGAGAAAAATGCCTTAGAAGAGAAAATTGCTAGTATAAAACATGAAAGAGATGATTTAATGGTGGTTGTGGTGGACCTAAAAGAAACCATTGAGTGTGCAAGTAAAGAAAAGGAAACCTTGACTGAGAGAGTTGCTATCATTAAGCAAGAAAGAGATGACCTAGTAGTGGTAGCAGTAGACTTGAAAGAAATAATTGAGGAATTTAAAACAATAAATAGGTCTAGAAACTCTgaaaagggaaaggaagttgCGAGTGAAgcacacattaagcttgaaaatgagttaaaCTTGGTGAAGACTAGTCTGTGTGCCGAACTTGAGAAAAACAAACAGGAAGAACTAGGGAAAGCAAAGAGTGCTCTTGAGAAATCTCTTAAGTAG